A part of Rhopalosiphum maidis isolate BTI-1 chromosome 3, ASM367621v3, whole genome shotgun sequence genomic DNA contains:
- the LOC113558242 gene encoding uncharacterized protein LOC113558242, giving the protein MDIIKRKTSAGLKKTNNLSNLEAHFIGFDVDDKVLIRIENKKKLLKMELKKETSEPMEVDEPTDSPSIGHNNHINKKKLSKSRKPNGIKNNWSNKRHKKDNIRNDTLESFKLHVPPSLVLTTPKFNITSSNTRILRSAGRKMNYDIRDAIFKLPFKHGWKREIVYRSSVESGVVTRANRSGDVYYYSPNGQKLKSLRDIKEQLDISSDKTSLTIESFTFVTKPIGINDKSKELDDTTVGVAVKPKKSKTPKQRPPFDSELTGDGNKKSVSKPRLDLKRAKTSTTSKSNKELNTSTFNYTYIEPPKNRMPYGAGRNINCLITDSIFKLPFEHGWKRELVYRTSSESAVVTEDNRSGDIYYYSPSGQKLRSLQEIQEYLNISFDKTTLTIDNFTFLAKPIFVYDESKERIRDADFKLYKNETTDDIAVLLQKSITPEQRTPLYYGLTFDVNKKSACQMRHFLNM; this is encoded by the exons ATGGATATAATTAAGAGAAAGACATCTGCtggtttaaaa aaaaccaATAATCTTTCAAACCTAGAAGCACATTTTATTGGATTTGATGTTGATGATAAAGTACTGATAAGAattgaaaataagaaaaaat tattaaaaatggaaCTTAAAAAAGAAACGAGTGAGCCTATGGAAGTAGACGAGCCAACTGACAGTCCATCCATTggtcataataatcatattaataaaaagaaactatCTAAATCAAGAA AACCTAATGGTATAAAGAATAATTGGAGTAATAAGAGGCATAAGAAAGACAATATACGCAATGATACCTTAGAATCATTCAAATTACATGTTCCGCCTTCTTTAG TACTTACAACTCCAAAATTCAACATAACTTCTTCAAACACTAGAATTCTCCGTAGTGCTGGcagaaaaatgaattatgatattagagatgctatttttaaacttCCATTTAAGCATG gatgGAAACGAGAAATAGTATACAGATCATCAGTTGAATCTGGTGTTGTTACTCGGGCCAATAGAAGTGGTGATGTGTACTATTATTCTCCAAATGGCCAGAAACTAAAATCATTACGAGACATTAAGGAACAATTGGATATTTCATCTGATAAAACTTCTCTTACTATAGAAAGTTTTACATTTGTAACAAAACCAATTGgcataaatgataaatcaaaagaattg gatGACACTACTGTTGGCGTTGCTGTTAAacctaaaaaatctaaaacaccTAAACAACGCCCACCATTTGATTCTGAATTGACAGGTGATGGAAACAAAAAGTCTGTTAGTAAACCGAGACTTGATTTAAAAAGAGCGAAGACTTCCACAACATCAAAATCTAATAAag aaCTTAACACTTCTACAttcaattatacttatatagaaCCACCTAAAAATAGAATGCCTTATGGTGCAGgaagaaatattaattgtctAATAAccgattctatttttaaactccCATTTGAGCAtg gatgGAAACGAGAATTAGTATATAGAACATCAAGTGAATCTGCTGTTGTTACTGAGGACAATAGAAGTGGtgatatatactattactCACCAAGTGGCCAGAAACTACGATCATTACAAGAAATACAGGAATATTTGAATATCTCATTTGATAAAACTACTCTAACTATAGACAATTTCACTTTCTTAGCAAAACCGATTTTCGTGTATGATGAATCAAAAGAACGAATCAGAGATGcagatttcaaattatataag aatgaGACTACTGATGATATTGCTGTTCTACTTCAAAAATCTATAACACCTGAACAGCGCACACCACTTTATTATGGATTGACATTTGATGTAAACAAAAAGTCTGCTTGTCAAATGAgacattttctaaatatgtGA